A region of Nocardioides sp. JS614 DNA encodes the following proteins:
- a CDS encoding pyridoxal phosphate-dependent aminotransferase, translated as MTDRFQVASRANVPPFHVMDLLAASAERQRTHGDVLNLLAGQPMTGAPAPVREEAKRLLDSGDPLGYTPAAGIRELREAIAGHHRRAHGIEVDPDHVVVTTGSSGGFLLAFLAAFEVGDRVAMARPGYPCYRNVLTALGCEVVEIPTGPETRFQPTVEQLDGLADIRGLVVASPANPTGTMLLPSELAALAAYCEERGIQLISDEIYHGIEYAPLSGAEPLARSAWETSREAVVFSSFSKYFSMTGWRIGWMLAPDRLRRAVDVLTGNFTICPPVIAQRACLAAFDDASYAELDGHVARYAENRRILLDGLPKLGITELAPADGAFYVYADVGHLTDDTMRFARDLLARTGVAVAPGVDFDTVVGPRFVRLSFAGPGADIELALERLSTVLDR; from the coding sequence ATGACCGACCGCTTCCAGGTGGCCAGCCGGGCCAACGTGCCGCCGTTCCACGTGATGGACCTGCTGGCGGCGTCGGCGGAGCGGCAGCGCACCCACGGCGACGTGCTGAACCTGCTCGCCGGTCAGCCGATGACCGGGGCGCCGGCGCCGGTGCGCGAGGAGGCGAAGCGGCTCCTCGACTCCGGTGACCCACTGGGCTACACGCCGGCGGCCGGGATCCGGGAGCTGCGCGAGGCGATCGCCGGGCACCACCGGCGCGCCCACGGCATCGAGGTCGACCCCGACCACGTCGTCGTGACCACCGGGAGCAGCGGCGGCTTCCTGCTGGCGTTCCTCGCGGCGTTCGAGGTGGGCGACCGGGTGGCGATGGCGCGGCCCGGCTACCCCTGCTACCGCAACGTGCTGACCGCGCTCGGCTGCGAGGTCGTGGAGATCCCGACCGGCCCGGAGACCCGGTTCCAGCCCACGGTGGAGCAGCTCGACGGCCTGGCCGACATCCGGGGCCTGGTCGTCGCGAGCCCCGCCAACCCCACGGGCACCATGCTGCTCCCGAGCGAGCTGGCCGCGCTTGCGGCGTACTGCGAGGAGCGCGGCATCCAGCTGATCAGCGACGAGATCTACCACGGGATCGAGTACGCGCCGCTCTCCGGTGCGGAGCCGTTGGCCCGCAGCGCCTGGGAGACCAGCCGCGAGGCCGTCGTGTTCTCCAGCTTCTCGAAGTACTTCTCGATGACCGGCTGGCGGATCGGCTGGATGCTCGCACCCGACCGGCTCCGCCGTGCCGTGGACGTGCTGACCGGCAACTTCACGATCTGCCCGCCGGTGATCGCCCAACGCGCCTGCCTGGCCGCGTTCGACGACGCGTCGTACGCCGAGCTCGACGGCCACGTCGCGCGGTACGCCGAGAACCGCCGGATCCTGCTCGACGGCCTGCCGAAGCTCGGCATCACCGAGCTCGCCCCCGCCGACGGCGCCTTCTACGTCTATGCCGACGTCGGCCACCTCACCGACGACACGATGCGCTTCGCCCGCGACCTGCTCGCCCGGACCGGCGTGGCCGTCGCACCGGGCGTCGACTTCGACACCGTCGTCGGGCCGCGCTTCGTCCGGCTCAGCTTCGCTGGCCCCGGCGCCGACATCGAGCTGGCCCTCGAGCGGCTGTCCACAGTGCTCGACCGCTGA
- a CDS encoding FAD-binding protein yields the protein MGRGTDIPAVLPAELLADAPSYDVVVVGFGIAGGCAALEAARAGARVLLLERAAVHGGTSSLSGGHFYLGGGTAVQVATGHDDTPEEMYKYLVAVSKEPEHDKIRAYCEGSVEHFDWLEALGFEFERTYYPEKAVIQPGTEGLMYTGNEKVWPYREQARPAPRGHKVPVPGDTEGTRMVMDLLHERVEEAGVEVRYETGATNLVADGSGTVRGLAWRSFEETGYVAAAGVVIAAGGFVMNPDMVAAHTPRLAEKPFTLGSTYDDGLGIRLGASAGAELKHMDEPFITAPFYPPSALVTGFLVNKLGERFCAEDSYHSRTSQFVMEQPDSTAYLIVDSEHVEYPKFPLVPLIDGFETISELEDALELPAGSVAKTLERYNELAEAGEDADFHKAPEWLAPQGAGPWAVFDLRLGHAMYAGFTLGGLRVSVDGEVERPDGSVIPGLYAAGACASNIAQDGKGYCSGTQLGEGSFFGRRSGRAAAASASAASTGSG from the coding sequence ATGGGCAGAGGCACCGACATCCCCGCCGTCCTCCCGGCCGAGCTGCTGGCCGACGCGCCGTCGTACGACGTCGTGGTCGTCGGGTTCGGCATCGCCGGTGGCTGCGCCGCGCTCGAGGCCGCGCGTGCGGGGGCGCGGGTGCTGCTCCTGGAGCGCGCGGCGGTGCACGGCGGCACCTCCAGCCTGTCCGGCGGCCACTTCTACCTCGGCGGCGGGACGGCCGTGCAGGTGGCGACCGGACACGATGACACCCCCGAGGAGATGTACAAGTACCTCGTCGCCGTCTCGAAGGAGCCCGAGCACGACAAGATCCGCGCCTACTGCGAGGGCTCGGTCGAGCACTTCGACTGGCTCGAGGCGCTGGGCTTCGAGTTCGAGCGCACCTACTACCCCGAGAAGGCGGTGATCCAGCCGGGGACCGAGGGGCTGATGTACACGGGCAACGAGAAGGTGTGGCCCTACCGGGAGCAGGCGCGGCCGGCGCCGCGCGGCCACAAGGTGCCGGTGCCCGGGGACACCGAGGGCACCAGGATGGTGATGGACCTGCTGCACGAGCGGGTCGAGGAGGCGGGCGTCGAGGTCCGCTACGAGACCGGCGCGACCAACCTGGTCGCCGACGGGTCCGGCACCGTCCGCGGGCTGGCCTGGAGGTCCTTCGAGGAGACCGGGTACGTCGCCGCCGCCGGGGTCGTGATCGCGGCCGGCGGCTTCGTGATGAACCCGGACATGGTCGCCGCGCACACCCCGCGGCTGGCGGAGAAGCCGTTCACGCTGGGGTCGACGTACGACGACGGCCTCGGCATCCGGCTCGGCGCGTCGGCCGGCGCGGAGCTCAAGCACATGGACGAGCCGTTCATCACCGCGCCGTTCTACCCACCGTCGGCGCTGGTCACCGGCTTCCTCGTGAACAAGCTCGGCGAGCGGTTCTGCGCCGAGGACTCCTACCACTCGCGCACCTCGCAGTTCGTGATGGAGCAGCCCGACTCCACGGCGTACCTCATCGTCGACAGCGAGCACGTGGAGTACCCGAAGTTCCCGCTGGTGCCGCTGATCGACGGCTTCGAGACGATCTCCGAGCTCGAGGACGCGCTCGAGCTGCCGGCCGGGTCGGTCGCCAAGACGCTGGAGCGCTACAACGAGCTCGCCGAGGCCGGGGAGGACGCCGACTTCCACAAGGCGCCCGAGTGGCTGGCGCCGCAGGGCGCCGGCCCGTGGGCGGTCTTCGACCTGCGGCTGGGCCACGCGATGTACGCCGGCTTCACCCTGGGTGGGCTGCGGGTGAGCGTGGACGGCGAGGTCGAGCGCCCCGACGGCTCGGTGATCCCCGGCCTCTACGCCGCCGGCGCCTGCGCGTCCAACATCGCCCAGGACGGCAAGGGCTACTGCTCGGGCACCCAGCTCGGTGAGGGGTCGTTCTTCGGCCGCCGGAGCGGGCGAGCCGCCGCTGCCAGTGCGAGCGCAGCGAGCACGGGCAGCGGATAG
- a CDS encoding gamma carbonic anhydrase family protein: MAPMVCFEFEGKQPTVHPEAFVAPTATLIGDVTVERGASVWYGAVLRADICTIVVREGANVQDNSVLHAAPGETLVIGRDATIGHGCVVHCREVGEQALVGNGSTLLDRAVVGPRTLVAAGSVVTPGTELPGGMVAAGVPARPTKPIEGTSSEFWVEQNPPYYRELAQRHLAGVAVVEPEPVVREVES; this comes from the coding sequence ATGGCCCCCATGGTCTGCTTCGAGTTCGAGGGCAAACAACCCACCGTCCACCCCGAGGCGTTCGTCGCGCCGACCGCCACCCTGATCGGCGACGTGACCGTCGAGCGCGGTGCGAGCGTCTGGTACGGCGCGGTCCTGCGCGCCGACATCTGCACCATCGTGGTCCGCGAGGGCGCGAACGTGCAGGACAACTCGGTGCTCCACGCGGCGCCCGGCGAGACGCTGGTGATCGGCCGGGACGCGACGATCGGTCACGGCTGCGTCGTGCACTGCCGCGAGGTGGGCGAGCAGGCGCTGGTCGGCAACGGCTCGACGCTCCTCGACCGCGCGGTCGTCGGGCCGCGGACGCTGGTCGCGGCCGGGTCGGTCGTCACCCCCGGCACCGAGCTGCCCGGCGGGATGGTCGCCGCCGGTGTGCCGGCCCGGCCCACGAAGCCGATCGAGGGGACGTCCTCGGAGTTCTGGGTCGAGCAGAACCCGCCGTACTACCGCGAGCTCGCGCAGCGGCACCTCGCCGGCGTCGCGGTGGTGGAGCCCGAGCCGGTCGTGCGGGAGGTCGAGTCGTGA
- a CDS encoding AAA family ATPase encodes MPQPNPWFATPADAAARLAGAGYLADPATATTTYLAGALEKPLLVEGPAGVGKTELAKAVAGVTGSELVRLQCYEGLDEARALYEWNYKKQLLSIQAAAAISSTTATLTSARDLLNHEIFSEEFLLTRPLLTAIRREEPTVLLIDEVDKTDVEVEGLLLEVLSDFQVTIPELGTVRAVRRPFVVLTSNATRELSEAVKRRCLYLHLDYPDAEREREIVGSQVPDLDGRIAAQLVAMIGRLRDLDLKKAPSIAESVDWARTLVALEIGDLDDKVVDDTLGVVLKHASDQERAVKELRLRK; translated from the coding sequence ATGCCGCAGCCGAATCCGTGGTTCGCCACGCCCGCCGACGCCGCCGCCCGCCTCGCGGGCGCCGGCTACCTCGCCGACCCGGCGACCGCGACGACCACCTACCTCGCCGGGGCACTCGAGAAGCCCCTGCTCGTCGAGGGGCCCGCCGGCGTCGGGAAGACCGAGCTCGCCAAGGCCGTCGCAGGGGTGACCGGGTCGGAGCTGGTGCGGCTGCAGTGCTACGAGGGGCTGGACGAGGCGCGCGCGCTGTACGAGTGGAACTACAAGAAGCAGCTGCTCTCCATCCAGGCGGCGGCCGCCATCTCGTCCACGACCGCAACCCTGACCTCAGCCCGAGACCTCCTGAACCACGAGATCTTCAGCGAGGAGTTCCTGCTGACCCGGCCGCTGCTGACGGCGATCCGTCGCGAGGAGCCGACCGTGTTGCTGATCGACGAGGTCGACAAGACCGACGTCGAGGTGGAGGGGCTGCTGCTCGAGGTGCTCTCGGACTTCCAGGTCACCATCCCCGAGCTGGGCACGGTGCGCGCCGTCCGGCGCCCGTTCGTCGTGCTGACCTCCAACGCCACCCGCGAGCTGTCCGAGGCGGTCAAGCGGCGCTGCCTCTACCTGCACCTCGACTACCCGGACGCCGAGCGGGAGCGGGAGATCGTCGGCTCCCAGGTCCCCGACCTCGACGGGCGGATCGCGGCCCAGCTCGTCGCGATGATCGGCCGGCTGCGCGACCTGGACCTCAAGAAGGCGCCGTCGATCGCCGAGTCCGTCGACTGGGCGCGCACCCTGGTCGCCCTGGAGATCGGCGACCTGGACGACAAGGTGGTCGACGACACCCTGGGCGTGGTGCTCAAGCACGCCTCCGACCAGGAGCGTGCCGTCAAGGAGCTGCGGCTCCGGAAGTGA
- a CDS encoding potassium/proton antiporter — translation MSFDVHDLDTFILVGSAVTLLAILAVRVSTGAGLPSLLIYLLMGAALGESGVGIQFENYEVAHAVGFAALAMILAEGGLTTNWPEMRGCIRLGVSLATLGVAVSVTVVAVGAHYLLGMPWQLAVLLGAVTSPTDAAAVFSVLRVVPLPKRLTGTLEAESGLNDAPTVVLVTLISSGAVEDNGALAMVGIVGYELAIGVALGLAAGYGGAWVMRRAALPSSGLYPLAVMTLAFLGYGAAAFVHGSGFAAVYVAALVLGNSELPHRAATRSFAEGLAWLSQIGLFVTLGLLLSPGRISLSTVGLAIVAGLVLTFVARPLSVLASAVVQPLPWRELSFVSWAGLRGAVPIVLTTIPLAEGVDDAERLFDLVFVMVVLYTVLTGPTLPLVARVLRVARRSEPRGLEVEAAPLERIAADLLQVSIAPGSRMHGVEVGELRLPRGASVSMVIRDGNTLVPERRTVLRQGDDLLVVTPRKLRWQTEERLRQVSARGRLAQWLVEKPARRPQP, via the coding sequence GTGTCGTTCGACGTCCACGATCTCGACACGTTCATCCTCGTGGGCTCGGCGGTCACGCTCCTGGCGATCCTGGCCGTCCGGGTCTCCACCGGCGCCGGACTGCCCAGCCTGCTGATCTACCTGCTCATGGGTGCCGCACTGGGCGAGTCGGGCGTCGGCATCCAGTTCGAGAACTACGAGGTCGCGCACGCGGTCGGCTTCGCCGCGCTGGCGATGATCCTCGCCGAGGGTGGCCTGACCACGAACTGGCCCGAGATGCGCGGCTGCATCCGGCTCGGCGTCTCGCTGGCGACGCTCGGCGTCGCGGTGTCGGTCACCGTGGTCGCCGTCGGCGCGCACTACCTGCTCGGCATGCCGTGGCAGCTGGCGGTCCTGCTCGGGGCGGTCACGTCGCCGACCGACGCGGCGGCGGTGTTCTCGGTGCTCCGGGTGGTGCCGCTGCCCAAGCGGCTGACCGGGACGCTCGAGGCCGAGTCGGGTCTCAACGACGCACCCACCGTCGTCCTGGTCACGCTGATCTCGAGCGGGGCGGTCGAGGACAACGGCGCGCTCGCCATGGTCGGCATCGTCGGCTACGAGCTCGCGATCGGGGTCGCGCTCGGCCTGGCCGCCGGGTACGGCGGCGCCTGGGTGATGCGCCGGGCCGCGCTGCCCTCCTCCGGCCTCTACCCGCTCGCGGTGATGACCCTCGCCTTCCTGGGGTACGGCGCCGCCGCGTTCGTGCACGGGTCCGGCTTCGCCGCGGTGTACGTCGCGGCCCTGGTCCTCGGCAACTCCGAGCTCCCCCACCGGGCGGCGACCCGGTCCTTCGCCGAGGGGCTGGCCTGGCTGTCCCAGATCGGCCTGTTCGTCACCCTGGGCCTGCTGCTCTCGCCGGGGCGGATCAGCCTCTCGACCGTGGGCCTGGCGATCGTCGCCGGCCTGGTCCTCACCTTCGTCGCGCGGCCGCTGTCGGTGCTGGCCAGTGCGGTCGTGCAGCCACTGCCGTGGCGCGAGCTCTCGTTCGTGTCCTGGGCCGGTCTGCGCGGGGCGGTGCCGATCGTGCTCACGACGATCCCGCTCGCCGAGGGCGTCGACGATGCGGAGCGGCTCTTCGACCTGGTCTTCGTGATGGTCGTGCTCTACACGGTGCTGACCGGGCCGACGCTGCCACTCGTCGCCCGGGTCCTGCGGGTCGCCCGGCGCTCCGAGCCGCGCGGGCTCGAGGTCGAGGCCGCGCCCCTGGAGCGGATCGCGGCCGACCTGCTGCAGGTCTCGATCGCGCCCGGATCGCGGATGCACGGCGTCGAGGTCGGCGAGCTCCGGCTGCCGCGCGGTGCCTCGGTGTCGATGGTGATCCGGGACGGCAACACGCTGGTGCCCGAGCGGCGTACCGTCCTCCGGCAGGGCGACGACCTCCTGGTGGTGACTCCTCGCAAGCTGCGTTGGCAGACCGAGGAGCGACTGCGCCAGGTCAGTGCGCGCGGCCGGCTCGCCCAGTGGCTGGTCGAGAAGCCCGCCCGCCGGCCCCAGCCCTGA
- a CDS encoding DUF1876 domain-containing protein, translating to MVSWDGDAVAALDRAGRGGAMHTKTWSVEIFIGEHDGQTRAEARLATEPSATRLTGWGIARLNPADPEVPEIGDELATARALADLAHQLLETAAVDIGAVTSKPVHLTH from the coding sequence ATGGTGTCCTGGGACGGCGACGCCGTCGCCGCCCTCGACCGCGCCGGACGAGGAGGAGCGATGCACACCAAGACCTGGTCGGTGGAGATCTTCATCGGGGAGCACGACGGTCAGACCCGCGCCGAGGCACGGCTCGCCACCGAGCCGTCGGCCACCCGGCTGACCGGATGGGGGATCGCGCGGCTCAACCCCGCCGACCCCGAGGTGCCGGAGATCGGCGACGAGCTCGCGACCGCGCGGGCCCTGGCCGATCTGGCTCACCAGCTGCTCGAGACCGCGGCGGTCGACATCGGCGCGGTGACCAGCAAGCCGGTGCACCTGACCCACTGA
- a CDS encoding LytR C-terminal domain-containing protein has protein sequence MPQGARSAITISALGLLLVVAALWGWSAATDPLPAKVDTPICVDRTVAAGTKVFAQDVTVSVYNAGTREGLAGRTMQLLTDDGFAEGNSGNVSARVEVVQIWTLDPTNPAVQLVASRLGPDVEIERRDGPGAGISIVVGDGFQDLVEGRRSVQAEDDATICSPPVG, from the coding sequence ATGCCCCAGGGCGCGCGGTCGGCGATCACGATCTCGGCGCTCGGCCTGCTCCTCGTGGTGGCCGCCCTCTGGGGCTGGTCCGCGGCCACGGACCCGCTCCCGGCCAAGGTCGACACGCCGATCTGCGTGGACCGCACGGTCGCGGCCGGCACCAAGGTGTTCGCCCAGGACGTCACCGTCAGCGTCTACAACGCCGGCACCCGGGAGGGCCTGGCCGGGCGCACCATGCAGCTGCTCACCGACGACGGGTTCGCCGAGGGCAACAGCGGCAACGTCAGCGCCCGGGTCGAGGTGGTCCAGATCTGGACCCTCGACCCGACGAACCCGGCCGTCCAGCTCGTGGCGAGCCGACTCGGCCCGGACGTCGAGATCGAACGCCGCGACGGCCCCGGCGCCGGCATCTCGATCGTGGTCGGCGACGGCTTCCAGGACCTGGTCGAGGGCCGCCGCTCGGTGCAGGCCGAGGACGACGCCACGATCTGCAGCCCGCCGGTCGGCTGA
- a CDS encoding DUF1918 domain-containing protein — protein MYAIKGDRLLVQGIRAGEPLRDGEIIAVHGDQGAPPYLVRWTDDGHVSLTYPGPDAWIQHFVHAPGRD, from the coding sequence ATGTACGCGATCAAGGGTGACCGGCTGCTCGTCCAGGGCATCCGCGCCGGCGAGCCCTTGCGCGACGGCGAGATCATCGCGGTTCACGGCGACCAGGGCGCGCCGCCGTACCTGGTCCGCTGGACCGACGACGGCCACGTCTCGTTGACCTATCCCGGACCGGACGCCTGGATCCAGCACTTCGTGCACGCGCCTGGCAGGGACTGA
- a CDS encoding crotonase/enoyl-CoA hydratase family protein: MSVRVEVDGPVTTVVLDRPETRNAVDGPTAAALAAAFRAFDEDDTQSVAVLHGEGGTFCAGADLKSIGTERGNQVAEPIDAADGPMGPTRMRLSKPVIAAIEGYAVAGGLELALWCDLRVAADDAVLGVFCRRWGVPLVDGGTVRLPRLIGTSRALDLILTGRAVGAEEAERIGLVNRVVPAGRARAEAEALARSLAVLPQECLRQDRLSVLDQEGRTEAEALAGELRHGLVSLAADALGGAARFAAGEGRHGRF; encoded by the coding sequence GTGAGCGTCCGGGTCGAGGTCGACGGGCCGGTGACGACGGTCGTGCTCGACCGGCCCGAGACCCGCAACGCGGTCGACGGCCCCACGGCTGCGGCGCTGGCCGCGGCGTTCCGGGCCTTCGACGAGGACGACACGCAGAGCGTGGCGGTGCTGCACGGCGAGGGCGGCACCTTCTGCGCCGGCGCCGACCTCAAGTCGATCGGCACCGAGCGCGGCAACCAGGTCGCCGAGCCCATCGACGCCGCCGACGGGCCGATGGGTCCGACGCGGATGCGGCTGAGCAAGCCGGTGATCGCGGCGATCGAGGGGTACGCCGTCGCGGGCGGGCTGGAGCTGGCGCTGTGGTGCGACCTGCGGGTCGCCGCGGACGACGCGGTCCTCGGGGTCTTCTGCCGGCGGTGGGGCGTGCCCCTCGTCGACGGCGGCACGGTGCGGCTGCCCCGGCTGATCGGCACCAGCCGGGCGCTGGACCTGATCCTCACCGGTCGGGCTGTCGGCGCCGAGGAGGCCGAGCGGATCGGCCTGGTCAACCGGGTCGTCCCGGCCGGCCGGGCGCGCGCGGAGGCCGAGGCGCTGGCGCGCTCGCTCGCCGTCCTCCCCCAGGAGTGCCTGCGGCAGGACCGGCTGTCCGTGCTCGACCAGGAGGGCCGGACCGAGGCTGAGGCGCTCGCCGGCGAGCTGCGGCACGGGCTGGTCTCCCTGGCGGCCGACGCCCTCGGCGGGGCCGCCCGGTTCGCCGCCGGCGAGGGGCGTCACGGCCGCTTCTGA
- a CDS encoding nuclear transport factor 2 family protein gives MDDIDQICQLKYRYLRTLDTKRWDEFADCFLPAATGDYDGLVFADRAALVAYLREHLGEGLLTLHQAHHPEIAVDGDTATGRWYLQDKVIVPAFKFMLEGAAFYEDRYARTPDGWRVAHTGYRRTFEMTYDLADLPGLKINGPGEHTHV, from the coding sequence GTGGACGACATCGACCAGATCTGTCAGCTCAAGTACCGCTACCTGCGCACCCTGGACACCAAGCGCTGGGACGAGTTCGCGGACTGCTTCCTGCCCGCGGCCACCGGCGACTACGACGGCCTGGTCTTCGCCGACCGCGCGGCCCTGGTCGCGTACCTGCGAGAGCACCTCGGCGAGGGGCTGCTCACCCTGCACCAGGCCCACCACCCCGAGATCGCCGTCGACGGCGACACCGCCACCGGCCGGTGGTACCTCCAGGACAAGGTGATCGTCCCTGCGTTCAAGTTCATGCTCGAGGGCGCCGCGTTCTACGAGGACCGCTACGCCCGGACGCCCGACGGCTGGCGGGTCGCCCACACCGGCTACCGCCGTACCTTCGAGATGACCTACGACCTCGCCGACCTGCCCGGCCTGAAGATCAACGGCCCCGGCGAGCACACCCACGTGTGA
- a CDS encoding type II toxin-antitoxin system VapB family antitoxin: MIFKRVGDGRPYPDHGLSSRAWAAVPPRQVRLDQLVTTKDTLQLAALLDEDSTFYGDLFAHVVEWRGDLYLEDGLHRALRAALQQRNVLHARVHTLED; the protein is encoded by the coding sequence GTGATCTTCAAGCGCGTCGGCGACGGGAGGCCCTACCCCGACCACGGGCTCTCGTCCCGCGCGTGGGCGGCGGTCCCGCCGCGACAGGTCCGCCTGGACCAGCTCGTCACCACCAAGGACACCCTCCAGCTCGCGGCCCTCCTCGACGAGGACTCCACGTTCTACGGCGACCTGTTCGCCCACGTGGTCGAGTGGCGCGGCGACCTCTACCTCGAGGACGGGCTGCACCGCGCGCTGCGCGCCGCCCTCCAGCAGCGCAACGTCCTGCACGCCCGGGTCCACACCCTGGAGGACTGA
- a CDS encoding DUF1918 domain-containing protein, with translation MHATKGDHLVIHGTHVGEPLRDGEIVEVRGPDGAPPYVVRWADNGHESLTYPGPDAEVHHLHHKGEGG, from the coding sequence ATGCACGCGACCAAGGGCGACCACCTCGTCATCCACGGCACCCACGTCGGTGAGCCACTCCGCGACGGCGAGATCGTCGAGGTCCGCGGTCCCGACGGAGCGCCACCGTACGTCGTCCGCTGGGCCGACAACGGCCACGAGTCCCTCACCTATCCCGGGCCGGACGCCGAGGTCCACCACCTCCACCACAAGGGCGAGGGCGGCTGA
- a CDS encoding vWA domain-containing protein, whose product MSLVDRHIAFLESLRGAGMSVSLAEDLDALRALRALDWDDRATVRAGYAATLVKKQSQRPTFDALFDVYFPRMVGAGAAAGDLEDPDTGVRDNADALARFREQLAEAMATGDRQAMVALAAEMVARFGAMPGRGPGLSSWSAYTALQRVAPGELVDRIVQALLAEGLSEDEARREAGRRLGSFTTLVEGDARRRIAEEKGPEHVANVAVRPTIDRLDFTAARKADLEEMRREIYPLARRLATRLTQEHHARRRGPLDFRRTMRAAMSTGGVPLVTHHRPKRPHRTELVVLCDVSGSVANFAQFTLLLVYALQDQFGSVRAFTFIDHVHEVTGHFKPGADPAEVMADLAASTAHAALWGRTNYGRAFAKFEEQHADALGPKSALLILGDARSNYSDLHLDVLKRLAGSARHSWWLNPEHRRHWDTGDSAATRYGAVVPMVECRNLTQLGEFVHDIL is encoded by the coding sequence ATGAGCCTGGTCGACCGCCACATCGCGTTCCTGGAGTCCCTGCGGGGCGCCGGGATGTCGGTCTCGCTCGCCGAGGACCTCGACGCGCTGCGGGCACTGCGGGCGCTGGACTGGGACGACCGGGCGACGGTGCGAGCCGGGTACGCCGCCACACTGGTCAAGAAGCAGTCGCAGCGACCGACCTTCGACGCGCTCTTCGACGTCTACTTCCCGCGGATGGTCGGCGCCGGCGCGGCCGCGGGCGACCTCGAGGACCCCGACACCGGGGTCCGCGACAACGCCGACGCGCTGGCCCGGTTCCGCGAGCAGCTCGCCGAGGCGATGGCGACCGGAGACCGGCAGGCGATGGTGGCGCTCGCCGCCGAGATGGTCGCCCGGTTCGGCGCGATGCCGGGTCGAGGCCCGGGGCTGTCCTCGTGGTCGGCCTACACCGCGCTGCAGCGCGTCGCACCGGGCGAGCTGGTCGACCGGATCGTGCAGGCGCTGTTGGCCGAGGGCCTGAGCGAGGACGAGGCCCGGCGAGAGGCCGGGCGCCGGCTCGGGTCGTTCACGACGCTGGTCGAGGGGGACGCCCGGCGCCGGATCGCCGAGGAGAAGGGTCCCGAGCACGTCGCGAACGTCGCGGTCCGGCCGACCATCGACCGGCTCGACTTCACGGCGGCCCGCAAGGCCGACCTCGAGGAGATGCGGCGCGAGATCTACCCCCTCGCCCGGCGGCTGGCCACCCGCCTGACCCAGGAGCACCACGCCCGGAGACGCGGTCCGCTGGACTTCCGGCGCACCATGCGCGCGGCCATGTCCACCGGCGGCGTCCCGCTCGTCACCCACCACCGGCCCAAGCGCCCGCACCGCACCGAGCTGGTCGTGCTCTGCGACGTGAGCGGGTCGGTCGCGAACTTCGCGCAGTTCACCCTGCTCCTCGTCTACGCCCTGCAGGACCAGTTCGGATCGGTCCGCGCGTTCACGTTCATCGACCACGTCCACGAGGTCACCGGGCACTTCAAGCCGGGCGCGGACCCGGCCGAAGTGATGGCGGACCTGGCCGCGAGCACCGCGCACGCGGCGTTGTGGGGCCGCACCAACTACGGGCGCGCGTTCGCGAAGTTCGAGGAGCAGCACGCCGACGCGCTCGGCCCGAAGTCCGCGCTCCTGATCCTCGGGGACGCGCGCTCGAACTACAGCGACCTGCACCTCGACGTGCTGAAGCGGCTCGCCGGGTCCGCGCGGCACTCGTGGTGGCTCAACCCCGAGCACCGCCGGCACTGGGACACCGGCGACTCCGCGGCGACCAGGTACGGCGCGGTGGTGCCGATGGTGGAGTGCCGGAACCTGACGCAGCTGGGTGAGTTCGTGCACGACATCCTGTGA